A genomic segment from Salvia splendens isolate huo1 chromosome 13, SspV2, whole genome shotgun sequence encodes:
- the LOC121760210 gene encoding uncharacterized protein LOC121760210, with protein MMLRSSAKPPLARSPIRLRSRRKPLQPAADYVARTPPGSLSKSQIPNRSLDMEQSGLRPEYHTISCELRALAQMVHQELGTKESPSFNDGGALGGRRSPLFERGRMYDEYSARRNERLFKRKAKGEVEGYEKKPAYDLGVRVESAKKRVESTKFDSRWQRGGEARTPRYSLRSTKPPIPMAAALSMEKPVGITERKVRRTTRKA; from the exons ATGATGTTGAGGTCAAGCGCTAAACCGCCACTCGCAAGGTCTCCGATTCGCCTCCGTTCTCGGCGCAAGCCTCTGCAGCCCGCCGCCGACTACGTCGCCCGCACTCCGCCAG GTTCACTCTCAAAATCCCAGATTCCCAACCGCAGCTTGGACATGGAACAGTCCGGGCTTCGCCCCGAATACCACACTATTTCTTGTGAGCTAAGAGCCCTAGCACAAATGGTGCACCAAGAGCTTGGAACAAAAGAGAGCCCCTCGTTCAACGATGGAGGTGCTCTTGGGGGTCGAAGGAGCCCTCTGTTTGAGAGGGGCAGGATGTATGATGAGTACTCTGCAAGAAGAAATGAGAGGCTCTTCAAGAGAAAGGCAAAGGGTGAAGTTGAGGGGTATGAGAAGAAGCCTGCCTATGACCTTGGTGTTAGAGTTGAGTCTGCAAAGAAGAGGGTGGAGTCCACCAAGTTCGACAGCCGGTGGCAGAGAGGCGGGGAGGCGCGGACCCCGAGGTATTCGCTGAGGAGCACTAAGCCTCCAATCCCAATGGCTGCTGCTCTGAGTATGGAGAAGCCTGTGGGGATTACTGAGAGGAAAGTTAGGAGGACTACTAGGAAAGCTTGA
- the LOC121762450 gene encoding UDP-rhamnose/UDP-galactose transporter 6-like produces the protein MPPTSKDDKKAAVDAAAWMFNVVTSVGIIIVNKALMATYGFSFATTLTGLHFATTTLMTVVLRWLGYIQPSHLPYSELLKFIFFANFSIVGMNVSLMWNSVGFYQIAKLTMIPVSCLLEVVFDKIRYSRDTKLSILIVLLGVAVCTVTDVSVNAKGFAAAFIAVWSTALQQYYVHYLQRKYSLTSFNLLGHTAPAQAGSLLLLGPFLDYWLTSKRIDEFQFHLPSLVFLILSCSIAVGTNLSQFICIGRFTAVSFQVLGHMKTILVLILGFLFFGKEGLNIQVVVGMIIAVIGMVWYGNASSKPGGKERRSHSIPRNSQQKRGGSPESSEADEKV, from the exons atgCCACCAACAAGCAAAGATGATAAGAAGGCTGCAGTTGATGCAGCTGCATGGATGTTCAATGTAGTCACTTCAGTTGGGATCATAATCGTCAACAAAGCACTAATGGCTACTTACGGCTTCAGCTTTG CAACAACTTTAACTGGTTTGCATTTTGCTACCACAACCTTGATGACGGTTGTTCTAAGATGGTTAGGTTACATTCAACCTTCTCATCTACCGTACTCGGAGCTTCTTAAGTTTATCTTCTTTGCAAATTTCTCCATTGTTGGGATGAATGTCAGCTTAATGTGGAATTCAGTGGGATTCTACCag ATCGCAAAACTGACTATGATACCCGTCTCCTGCTTGTTGGAAGTCGTGTTTGACAAGATCCGATATTCAAGAGACACAAAGCTCAGCATCTTGATTGTTCTCCTGGGTGTTGCAGTCTGCACAGTTACTGATGTGAGTGTTAATGCCAAAGGATTTGCTGCTGCATTTATTGCAGTCTGGAGTACAGCACTGCAACAGTAT TATGTTCATTACCTCCAAAGGAAGTATTCCCTTACTTCCTTCAATCTACTGGGCCACACGGCACCAGCCCAGGCTGGATCACTATTGTTGTTAGGCCCGTTTCTAGACTATTGGTTGACAAGCAAGAGAATTGATGagtttcaatttcatcttccatCTCTT GTGTTCTTGATCCTGTCATGTTCTATTGCAGTGGGAACGAATCTCAGCCAGTTCATCTGCATAGGCAGATTTACTGCCGTTTCATTCCAAGTCCTCGGCCACATGAAGACTATCCTTGTGCTGATCCTCGGCTTCCTATTCTTTGGGAAAGAGGGTCTGAACATACAAGTGGTGGTTGGCATGATCATTGCCGTCATTGGGATGGTCTGGTATGGCAATGCCTCATCAAAGCCCGGTGGCAAAGAACGACGCAGCCACTCAATTCCCAGAAACAGTCAGCAGAAGCGTGGAGGGTCGCCAGAATCTTCTGAAGCCGATGAAAAGGTGTAA